The segment ATCTACTACTTAGATGTGAAGAAAAATAGAAAAGACGAACTATTTTTAGCCATTACTGAAAGTAAAAAAATAATTACAGGTGAAGGGGATAGTGCTAAGGTTAATTTCGAAAAACATAAAATCTTTCTATATAAAGAAGATTTCGAAAAATTCACCAATGGCCTGCATGAAGCTCTATCCTATATTGAGGAAAAACAGGGGAAATTTATTCCTGAATCAGGGCTTTCAGAAACTGATAAATCACATAATTCTGAAGAATCATTAATGGTTGATGACGAATTGGGTGATAGTGAAATTAAAATTGATATCGACTTTTGAGTAGATAAAAATTTGGAATCTGCAAAATAATAAGTAATTTTGCACCGCTTTTTACAGCATATGCATGTGCATGGTCACATCGTGTGATGGTGAATTAAGCAGTAGTAACTTAATTTTAGAGTAACACAATTTAAAAGAAATGAAAACAATTGAATTAAAAGGATCTGCTAGAGAGATAGCAGAACGCTCTTCAGACCAAACTAGAGCAATCAGAGAAATCCGTAATAACGGTGGTGTTCCATGCGTACTTTATGGAGGTGAAACAAATCATCACTTTACAGTAAAAGCTAGCGACCTTAGAGGATTAGTTTATACACCCGACATCCATGTTGTAAATATTGACCTTGAAGGAAAACAGTTTATGGCTATTCTTCAAGACATCCAATTCCACCCAGTATCTGATAAGATTTTACACGTTGACTTCAAAGAAATCAATGAAACTAATCCTATCGTAATGGAAGTGCCTATCAAACTTCAAGGTCTTGCTAAAGGTGTTAAAGCTGGTGGTAAGTTACAATCTCAAATGAGAAAACTTAAAGTTAGAGCTCTTTATACTAATATCCCTGAAAGATTAGTTATCGACGTTACTAAACTAGAACTTGGTAAAACTATCAAAGTGGGTGAAGTTAGCTTCGAAAACCTTGATATTTTAAATGCTAAAGAAGCAGTTATTTGTGCTGTAAGATTAACTCGTGCCGCTAGAGGTCTTGCAGGTACTGCATCAGCAGACTCAGCAGAATAAGAGTAAATGAAATACTTAATAGTGGGTCTAGGAAATATTGGTACTCAGTACCATGAAACCCGCCACAATATAGGATTTATGATGTTGGACGCTTTTGCAAAAGCGTCCAATGTTGTTTTTAGCGATAAGCGTTATGGTGCTGTAGCCACCACTTCTGTTAAGGGAAGACAGTTAATACTACTCAAACCTTCCACTTATATGAATCTTAGCGGTAATGCTGTTCGTTATTGGATGCAACAAGAAAAGATTCCCTTGGAAAATATTCTTATATTAGTAGATGACTTGGCATTGCCTTTTGGGACTTTACGTCTGAAAGGAAAAGGAAGTGATGCTGGTCATAATGGACTAAAGCATATTGCAAAAATCTTAGGGACTCAAAATTATGCTAGACTTCGCTTTGGTATCGGTAGTGAGTTTAGCAGAGGACATCAGGTTGATTATGTTTTAGAACATTTTAGTAATGATGAACTTAAAGAAATTGATTCTAAAATAGAAACTGCATCAGATATTATTAAAAGTTTCTGCCTAGCAGGCATAGATATTACGATGAATCAATTTAATAAAAGAAAATAAATTAATAATTATGGCTGAAGCACGATTAGACAAATGGTTGTGGGCAGTTCGCATTTTCAAAACACGCTCTATTGCAGCAGAAGCTTGCAAAAAGAATCGAGTATCTGTAAATGAAGCTCCTGCAAAAGCATCTAAAATGGTAAAACCGGGAGATATAGTTAGCGTACGTAAGCCACCCATAACCTATTCCTTCCAAATTTTACAATCTATAGATAAAAGAGTTGGTGCAAAACTAGTTCCTGATATGATGAAAAACGTAACGCCTCCAGAAGAATATGAGGCATTAGAAATGACTCGTGTAAGTGGATTCGTTGACAGAGCTAAAGGAACAGGAAGACCAACTAAAAAAGATAGAAGAAGATTAGAAGAATTTATTGAACCCGCATTTTTTGGAGATATAGATGATGGTTTCGATGATGGATTAGATTTATAACTTCTACACTATATTAAATTTTAAAAAGGCTCAAATTTGAGCCTTTTTTTATGCACAATCGTCACTAACTACCCGATAATTCTATTTTTAACTCTGACACATAACAGTATATTTATTCCCTCTATAAATGTTATAAATATTCATTTTTTTGAATGTGAGAAATATGTATATATTATGACACCGACATGATGATGACATGACACCGACATGTTGCTATTTTAACCCTGATATGATGCTCTTTTAACCTTGAGAAGAAAATGAACGATTAAGAACTACATATTTATGTAATGTTAAAACAAGTACGATTTATAAATCAAAGCGAACTATAGCAACAAAAAAGAGACTAACTCCAACTAGAATTAGCCTCTTTTAAAATTTATTTTCAGCTATTAGTCCATTTTTCTAAATGGAGGTTTTACAATTCTTGCTTTTAATTTTCTATTACGAACTACAATGTAGATTTCTGTATCCAGAGCAGCATATTCTGTTTTAACATAACCCATACCAACACCGATTTTACGAGTTGGAGACATTGTTCCTGAAGTCACCTCTCCTATTTCATCGCCATCGGCATTACATATTTTATATCCTTGACGAGGTACTCCTCTATCTTCCAATATAAATCCGATAAGCTTACGTGAAACACCTTCCGCTTTTTGTTTTTCAAGAATTGATCTACCTATAAAATCTTTTCCTTCGACAAACTTAGTAATCCATCCTAAGTTAGCTTCTAGAGGTGTAGTAGTATCAGACATATCATTTCCATATAGATTGAAACCCATTTCTAAGCGTAAAGTATCTCTAGCTCCTAAGCCTACTGGCTTAATATCAAACTCTTTTCCTGCTTCAAATATGGCATTCCAGATTAGCATAGCATGTTCTGGATAGAAATAAAGCTCAAATCCACCAGCTCCCGTATAACCTGTATTTGATACAATCACTTCTGGAGCACCTGCAAATTCACCAACAGCGAAAGTGTAATACTTCATATCTTTTAGATTGATAGAAGTCAGCTTTTGAAGAGTTTCAGTAGCCTTAGGACCTTGAACAGCCAACTGAGCCATTCTTGCTGATGCATTTTCAAGCTCAGCTCCCATCGTATTTTGAGCAACACACCACTTCCAGTCTTTTTCTGTATTGGCCGCATTGACAACTAATAAATATTTGTCTTCTTCATATTTATAAACTAAGAAATCATCAATAATTCCCCCTTGCTCATTAATAAAACACGAGTATTGAATCTTTCCTACTTGAAGTTTCGATACATCATTAGACGTAACTCTCTGAAGAAAATCTAAAGCCTTATCTCCTTTAACCCATATTTCTCCCATATGAGAAACATCAAAGACTCCTACTCCATTACAAACAGTTAAATGTTCGTCAATGATTCCTTCATACTGAATAGGCATATTAAACCCTGCAAAATCGTGCATACTAGCACCTAATTCAATGTGGGTTTGCGTAAATGGTGTGGTTTTCATATTATAATAGTTTTTAAAGTGAATTATAAATTATCTGGAAGCTATACGCTGAACAAGCTCTATGATTACTTGAGTTGCTTTTTCCATATTGGGAATTGGTACAAATTCATATCTACCATGAAAATTTAACCCTCCTGCAAAGATATTGGGACAAGGTAACCCTTTGAATGATAGTTGAGCCCCATCAGTACCTCCTCGAATAGCCTTAATATTTGGAGTTACTCCTACAGCCTTCATAGCCTCTGCAGCTAAGTCTATTATATGCATCATAGGCTCAATTTTCTCACGCATATTATAGTATTGATCTTTTAACACTAGAGCAACTGTACCTGCACCAAATTCAGAATTTAGTTTTTTAACAATCTCTTGAACTTTTGTTTTGCGACTTTCAAATTTTACTCGATCGTGATCTCTTATGATATAAGTCAAAGTTGTTTTATCTACGCCTCCTTCAATTCCTACCAAATGATAGAAACCTTCATATTTCTCTGTATGTTCGGGAGTTTCATGACGAGGAAACATAGATATCATTTGGTTAGCGAGAGTAATAGAGTTTATCATTTTATTCTTAGCATAACCTGGATGAACATTACGTCCTTGAATAGTAATGACTGCCGAAGCTGCATTGAAGTTCTCAAACTCCAATTCACCAAGTTCACCGCCATCCATAGTATAACCCCATTCACAGCCAAACTTTTCTACATCAAATTTATGAGCTCCAAGACCGATCTCTTCATCAGGGTTAAAACCTATACGTATTTTACCATGCTTTATTTCAGGATGATTTATCAAGTATTCCATAGCAGTAACTATTTCTGCTATACCTGCTTTGTCATCAGCTCCAAGAAGTGTATGACCATTGGTTACAATTAAGTCTTCACCTTTATGAGCTAGTAGTTCTGGGAACTGATTAGGTGAAAGAATAATCTTACTTTCCTCACATAGAGTGATATCTCCACCATCGTAGCTTTTTACAATACGAGGAGTTACATCTTTGCCCGACATATCAGGACTAGTATCTAAGTGAGCAATAAAACCTACTGTAGGTACTTCTTTTTCTATATTGGATGGAAGTGTAGCAAATAGATAGCTATTTTCATCGAGAGTGATCTCTGTTAGACCTAACTCTTCAAGCTCCTTCTTTAAGAACTCAGCGAAAACTCGTTGACCAGGGGTGCTAGGTGTAAC is part of the Bacteroides coprosuis DSM 18011 genome and harbors:
- a CDS encoding Peptidase T (COGs: COG2195 Di- and tripeptidase~HAMAP: Peptidase M20B, tripeptide aminopeptidase~InterPro IPR010161:IPR002933:IPR011650~KEGG: bfs:BF1289 peptidase T~PFAM: Peptidase M20, dimerisation; Peptidase M20~PRIAM: Tripeptide aminopeptidase~SPTR: Peptidase T;~TIGRFAM: Peptidase M20B, tripeptide aminopeptidase~IMG reference gene:2504108105~PFAM: Peptidase family M20/M25/M40; Peptidase dimerisation domain~TIGRFAM: peptidase T); translated protein: MTITERFLKYVSFDTQSDENSGVTPSTPGQRVFAEFLKKELEELGLTEITLDENSYLFATLPSNIEKEVPTVGFIAHLDTSPDMSGKDVTPRIVKSYDGGDITLCEESKIILSPNQFPELLAHKGEDLIVTNGHTLLGADDKAGIAEIVTAMEYLINHPEIKHGKIRIGFNPDEEIGLGAHKFDVEKFGCEWGYTMDGGELGELEFENFNAASAVITIQGRNVHPGYAKNKMINSITLANQMISMFPRHETPEHTEKYEGFYHLVGIEGGVDKTTLTYIIRDHDRVKFESRKTKVQEIVKKLNSEFGAGTVALVLKDQYYNMREKIEPMMHIIDLAAEAMKAVGVTPNIKAIRGGTDGAQLSFKGLPCPNIFAGGLNFHGRYEFVPIPNMEKATQVIIELVQRIASR
- a CDS encoding PUR-alpha/beta/gamma DNA/RNA-binding protein (InterPro IPR006628~KEGG: bvu:BVU_3822 hypothetical protein~SMART: PUR-alpha/beta/gamma, DNA/RNA-binding~SPTR: Putative uncharacterized protein;~IMG reference gene:2504108100~PFAM: Protein of unknown function (DUF3276)), with the protein product MEDLKKTNGPAFNDKEIIFSKAIKAGKRIYYLDVKKNRKDELFLAITESKKIITGEGDSAKVNFEKHKIFLYKEDFEKFTNGLHEALSYIEEKQGKFIPESGLSETDKSHNSEESLMVDDELGDSEIKIDIDF
- a CDS encoding Peptidyl-tRNA hydrolase (COGs: COG0193 Peptidyl-tRNA hydrolase~HAMAP: Peptidyl-tRNA hydrolase~InterPro IPR001328~KEGG: bfs:BF1163 peptidyl-tRNA hydrolase~PFAM: Peptidyl-tRNA hydrolase~PRIAM: Aminoacyl-tRNA hydrolase~SPTR: Putative uncharacterized protein;~TIGRFAM: Peptidyl-tRNA hydrolase~IMG reference gene:2504108102~PFAM: Peptidyl-tRNA hydrolase~TIGRFAM: peptidyl-tRNA hydrolase); the encoded protein is MKYLIVGLGNIGTQYHETRHNIGFMMLDAFAKASNVVFSDKRYGAVATTSVKGRQLILLKPSTYMNLSGNAVRYWMQQEKIPLENILILVDDLALPFGTLRLKGKGSDAGHNGLKHIAKILGTQNYARLRFGIGSEFSRGHQVDYVLEHFSNDELKEIDSKIETASDIIKSFCLAGIDITMNQFNKRK
- a CDS encoding RNA-binding S4 domain protein (COGs: COG1188 Ribosome-associated heat shock protein implicated in the recycling of the 50S subunit (S4 paralog)~InterPro IPR002942~KEGG: bth:BT_4587 hypothetical protein~PFAM: RNA-binding S4~SMART: RNA-binding S4~SPTR: Putative uncharacterized protein;~IMG reference gene:2504108103~PFAM: S4 domain), producing MAEARLDKWLWAVRIFKTRSIAAEACKKNRVSVNEAPAKASKMVKPGDIVSVRKPPITYSFQILQSIDKRVGAKLVPDMMKNVTPPEEYEALEMTRVSGFVDRAKGTGRPTKKDRRRLEEFIEPAFFGDIDDGFDDGLDL
- a CDS encoding Aminomethyltransferase (COGs: COG0404 Glycine cleavage system T protein (aminomethyltransferase)~HAMAP: Aminomethyltransferase~InterPro IPR006223:IPR006222:IPR013977:IPR022903~KEGG: bvu:BVU_3828 glycine cleavage system aminomethyltransferase T~PFAM: Glycine cleavage T-protein, N-terminal; Glycine cleavage T-protein, C-terminal barrel~PRIAM: Aminomethyltransferase~SPTR: Aminomethyltransferase;~TIGRFAM: Glycine cleavage system T protein~IMG reference gene:2504108104~PFAM: Aminomethyltransferase folate-binding domain; Glycine cleavage T-protein C-terminal barrel domain~TIGRFAM: glycine cleavage system T protein) codes for the protein MKTTPFTQTHIELGASMHDFAGFNMPIQYEGIIDEHLTVCNGVGVFDVSHMGEIWVKGDKALDFLQRVTSNDVSKLQVGKIQYSCFINEQGGIIDDFLVYKYEEDKYLLVVNAANTEKDWKWCVAQNTMGAELENASARMAQLAVQGPKATETLQKLTSINLKDMKYYTFAVGEFAGAPEVIVSNTGYTGAGGFELYFYPEHAMLIWNAIFEAGKEFDIKPVGLGARDTLRLEMGFNLYGNDMSDTTTPLEANLGWITKFVEGKDFIGRSILEKQKAEGVSRKLIGFILEDRGVPRQGYKICNADGDEIGEVTSGTMSPTRKIGVGMGYVKTEYAALDTEIYIVVRNRKLKARIVKPPFRKMD
- a CDS encoding 50S ribosomal protein L25 (COGs: COG1825 Ribosomal protein L25 (general stress protein Ctc)~HAMAP: Ribosomal protein L25, long-form~InterPro IPR001021:IPR020055~KEGG: bfs:BF1164 50S ribosomal protein L25/general stress protein Ctc~PFAM: Ribosomal protein L25, short-form~SPTR: Putative ribosomal L25p family stress protein;~TIGRFAM: Ribosomal protein L25, long-form~IMG reference gene:2504108101~PFAM: Ribosomal L25p family~TIGRFAM: ribosomal protein L25, Ctc-form) → MKTIELKGSAREIAERSSDQTRAIREIRNNGGVPCVLYGGETNHHFTVKASDLRGLVYTPDIHVVNIDLEGKQFMAILQDIQFHPVSDKILHVDFKEINETNPIVMEVPIKLQGLAKGVKAGGKLQSQMRKLKVRALYTNIPERLVIDVTKLELGKTIKVGEVSFENLDILNAKEAVICAVRLTRAARGLAGTASADSAE